Proteins encoded by one window of Phenylobacterium soli:
- a CDS encoding Fe2+-dependent dioxygenase, translated as MLITLEDVLSADQVADFRRRLSATDWVDGRVTAGEQSARAKRNLQVPEDAPLARELGEIVLGALGRNPAFVSAALPLRVFPPLFNRYDQGMGFDTHVDNAIRFSGPVRYRTDLSATLFLTDPEDYEGGELIVEDSYGEHDVKLPAGHMVLYPATSLHRVAPIVRGSRWASFFWIQSMVRSDEKRALLHDMDTAIQALSAKVGQGDASVVSLAGSYHNLIRMWAEV; from the coding sequence ATGCTGATCACCCTCGAAGACGTCCTCTCCGCCGACCAGGTGGCCGATTTCCGCCGCCGCCTGTCGGCGACCGACTGGGTCGATGGCCGGGTCACCGCCGGCGAGCAGTCGGCCCGCGCCAAGCGCAACCTTCAGGTCCCGGAGGACGCGCCCCTGGCCCGCGAGCTCGGCGAGATCGTCCTCGGCGCGCTCGGGCGCAATCCCGCCTTCGTCTCGGCGGCCCTGCCGCTGCGGGTCTTCCCGCCGCTGTTCAATCGCTACGACCAGGGCATGGGCTTCGACACACATGTCGACAACGCGATCCGCTTCTCGGGCCCGGTCCGCTACCGGACGGACCTCTCGGCGACGCTCTTCCTCACCGATCCGGAGGACTACGAGGGCGGCGAGCTGATCGTCGAGGACTCCTATGGCGAGCACGACGTCAAGCTGCCGGCCGGCCACATGGTGCTCTACCCGGCGACCAGCCTGCACCGCGTCGCCCCGATCGTCCGAGGGTCGCGCTGGGCCTCCTTCTTCTGGATCCAGTCGATGGTCCGTTCGGACGAGAAGCGCGCCCTGCTGCACGATATGGACACCGCCATCCAGGCGCTCTCGGCCAAGGTCGGGCAGGGGGATGCGTCGGTGGTCAGCCTCGCCGGCTCGTACCACAACCTCATCCGCATGTGGGCGGAGGTCTGA
- a CDS encoding TonB-dependent receptor encodes MRRVSSGVVSYRKPRARLAGALAALGGVADAGAAHADQGVAVAAEVQGVQVIGQRLPLDRDTGLSVLPNSVQDTPQAISVIDQAQLKAQGVNTLEQALRNVPGITIAIGEGGTLNGDQFKIRGFDAKDDVYVDGLRDFGVYTRDSFAYEEVQVLKGPSGALFGRGTTGGAINTLSKQPKLDDFGAVDLFAGSGDYYRALADVNHRIGETSAIRLNLMGSNTGVVDRDLIYSKRWGAAVSGGFGLGTDTTAVVSYLHQHDHRRPDYGLIIVQPPGSLTAMPASEYGVGVERSAFLGFRNDVDRTDADILTVRLTHKASEALTFTSDTRYGVYSRYFQYSTLDQCNAACTTALFDKDPATEAFGGIGGSSPYDMDAWGLQNISTARWDARFDRFRNQAILGVDLSKQVNDKSFLAYALPAGVTTRPNMPHPIVDPNPDFPAGYTLFTPIPGQNIACPKSGNCTTTVLGSTVFTNVAGTGTLASRGESTDLGAFLTDRLWLIEELSLIGSLRLDRYTAELESTLYSGAASPPGGLKVRSSLTSPRVSVVFEPAADRTFYLSWGKSQTPQGTSVVGAGTALTVTARDLAPEESEILEAGAKMAIPHTRLAATASVFQVKKDNALQVDPATGFLQAQSGERQEVKGLELSLAGKLTGAWQVSAAYSYLDAKIQDSSSNCAVPTSTSGTPTGIVCPLGVTAAIPVRNTVAIGRQVAFVPKHGASLYSTYDLSGWIEGLSVGGDVVYQSKLNLAYQARSLSYADRSTLVASRIAEVPDSVTLDAFVSYSRGPWRVAVNAYNLADRLNYTQVFSNRAVPAPGRSVVLSLGARF; translated from the coding sequence ATGCGTCGCGTGTCGTCGGGCGTCGTCAGCTATCGGAAGCCGCGGGCGCGGCTGGCGGGGGCGCTGGCGGCGCTGGGCGGCGTCGCGGACGCGGGCGCGGCCCACGCCGATCAGGGCGTCGCCGTGGCCGCCGAGGTGCAGGGTGTGCAGGTCATCGGCCAGCGCCTGCCGCTCGACCGCGACACCGGCCTGTCGGTCCTGCCGAACAGCGTCCAGGACACGCCCCAGGCGATCAGCGTCATCGACCAGGCGCAGCTCAAGGCGCAGGGCGTGAACACTCTCGAACAGGCGCTGCGCAACGTGCCGGGGATCACCATCGCCATCGGCGAGGGCGGCACGCTCAACGGCGACCAGTTCAAGATCCGCGGCTTCGACGCCAAGGACGATGTCTATGTGGACGGCCTGCGCGACTTCGGCGTCTACACGCGCGACAGCTTCGCCTACGAGGAGGTCCAGGTGCTCAAGGGCCCCTCCGGCGCCCTCTTCGGGCGCGGGACCACGGGCGGGGCGATCAACACCCTGTCGAAACAGCCGAAGCTCGACGACTTCGGCGCGGTCGACCTCTTCGCCGGCTCGGGCGACTACTACCGGGCCCTCGCCGACGTGAACCACAGGATCGGCGAGACCTCGGCGATCCGCCTGAACCTCATGGGATCGAACACCGGCGTCGTCGACCGCGACCTCATCTATTCCAAGCGCTGGGGCGCGGCGGTCAGCGGCGGCTTTGGGCTGGGGACCGACACCACCGCGGTGGTCAGCTACCTGCACCAGCACGATCACCGCCGGCCCGACTACGGCTTGATCATCGTCCAGCCGCCGGGCAGCCTCACGGCGATGCCGGCGAGCGAATACGGCGTCGGGGTGGAGCGTTCGGCCTTCCTCGGCTTCCGCAACGACGTGGACCGGACCGACGCCGACATCCTGACCGTCCGCCTGACGCACAAGGCCTCGGAGGCCCTGACCTTCACCTCCGACACCCGCTACGGCGTCTATTCGCGCTACTTCCAGTACTCGACGCTCGACCAGTGCAACGCCGCCTGCACGACCGCCCTGTTCGACAAGGATCCGGCGACCGAGGCCTTCGGCGGCATCGGCGGCTCCAGCCCCTACGACATGGACGCCTGGGGCCTGCAGAACATCTCCACCGCCCGCTGGGACGCCCGGTTCGACCGGTTCCGCAACCAGGCGATCCTCGGCGTCGATCTCTCGAAGCAGGTGAACGACAAGTCGTTCCTCGCCTACGCCCTGCCGGCCGGCGTCACGACCCGGCCCAACATGCCCCATCCGATCGTCGACCCGAACCCGGACTTCCCGGCCGGCTACACGCTGTTCACCCCGATCCCCGGCCAGAACATCGCCTGCCCCAAGAGCGGCAACTGCACGACAACTGTCCTCGGCTCCACGGTCTTCACCAACGTCGCCGGCACGGGGACCCTGGCCAGCCGCGGCGAGAGCACCGACCTCGGCGCCTTCCTCACCGACCGGCTCTGGCTGATCGAGGAGTTGTCGCTGATCGGCAGCCTGCGGCTCGACCGCTACACCGCCGAACTGGAGAGCACCCTCTACAGCGGCGCGGCCTCGCCGCCCGGCGGCCTGAAGGTGCGCTCCAGCCTGACGAGCCCACGCGTCAGCGTGGTCTTCGAGCCTGCCGCCGATCGGACCTTCTATCTCTCCTGGGGCAAGTCGCAGACGCCGCAGGGAACCTCCGTCGTCGGCGCCGGCACGGCCCTGACCGTCACGGCCCGCGACCTCGCGCCGGAGGAGAGCGAGATCCTCGAGGCCGGCGCCAAGATGGCCATCCCGCACACGCGGCTGGCCGCCACCGCCTCAGTCTTCCAGGTGAAGAAGGACAACGCCCTCCAGGTCGACCCCGCAACGGGCTTCCTGCAGGCCCAGTCGGGCGAGCGCCAGGAGGTGAAGGGCCTCGAGCTCTCCCTCGCCGGCAAGCTGACCGGCGCCTGGCAGGTCTCGGCGGCCTACAGCTACCTGGACGCGAAGATCCAGGACTCCTCGTCCAACTGCGCCGTTCCGACGAGCACGAGCGGAACGCCCACCGGCATCGTCTGTCCGCTCGGCGTCACCGCAGCGATCCCCGTCCGCAACACCGTCGCCATCGGCCGCCAGGTCGCCTTCGTGCCGAAGCACGGGGCCTCGCTCTATTCGACCTACGACCTCTCCGGCTGGATCGAGGGGCTGAGCGTGGGCGGCGACGTGGTCTACCAGTCCAAGCTCAACCTCGCCTACCAGGCGCGCAGCCTGAGCTACGCCGACCGTTCGACCCTGGTGGCCTCCCGCATCGCCGAGGTCCCCGACAGCGTTACCCTCGACGCCTTCGTCAGCTACAGCCGCGGCCCGTGGCGCGTCGCGGTGAACGCCTACAACCTGGCCGACCGCCTGAACTACACCCAGGTGTTCTCGAACCGCGCGGTCCCGGCCCCCGGCCGCTCCGTCGTCCTCTCGCTGGGTGCGAGGTTCTGA
- a CDS encoding acyl-CoA dehydrogenase, whose translation MALDTAPQKTAQKTFRWDDPLDLASRLSEEERMVWEAARAYARDKLLPRVVSAFADERFDREIMTEMGELGFLGPTLPEEYGCAGVNHVAYGLIAREIEAIDSGYRSAMSVQSSLVMYPIFAFGSEAQKKKFLPGMAKGEIVGCFGLTEPDGGSDPASMRTVAKKVAGGYSLSGAKMWITNSPISDVALVWAKLDGVIRGFLVERGAKGFETPKIQNKLSLRASVTGEIALDDVFVPEDMMLPNVSGLKGPFSCLNKARYGIAWGAMGAAEFCFHAARDYVSSRSLFGRTLASRQLVQKKLADMETEIALGFEGALALGRLIDEGAWVPEAISMMKRNNCGKALAIAREARDMHGGNGISGEYHVMRHAANLETVNTYEGAHDVHALILGRAITGENAF comes from the coding sequence ATGGCCCTCGACACCGCGCCCCAGAAGACCGCCCAGAAGACCTTCCGCTGGGATGACCCGCTGGACCTCGCCTCGCGGCTGTCCGAGGAAGAGCGCATGGTCTGGGAAGCGGCCCGCGCCTACGCCCGCGACAAGCTCCTGCCGCGGGTGGTCTCGGCCTTCGCCGACGAGCGGTTCGACCGCGAGATCATGACCGAGATGGGCGAGCTGGGCTTCCTCGGCCCGACGCTCCCGGAGGAGTACGGCTGCGCCGGGGTCAACCACGTGGCCTACGGCCTGATCGCCCGCGAAATCGAGGCCATCGACTCCGGCTACCGCTCGGCGATGAGCGTGCAGTCCTCGCTGGTCATGTACCCGATCTTCGCCTTCGGCTCCGAAGCGCAGAAGAAGAAGTTCCTGCCGGGCATGGCCAAGGGCGAGATCGTCGGCTGCTTCGGCCTGACCGAGCCGGACGGCGGGTCGGACCCGGCCTCGATGCGCACCGTCGCGAAGAAGGTGGCCGGCGGCTATTCGCTCTCGGGCGCCAAGATGTGGATCACCAACTCGCCGATCAGCGACGTGGCCCTGGTCTGGGCCAAGCTCGACGGCGTGATCCGCGGCTTCCTGGTGGAGCGCGGGGCCAAGGGCTTCGAGACCCCCAAGATCCAGAACAAGCTCAGCCTGCGCGCCTCGGTGACCGGCGAGATCGCCCTCGACGACGTCTTCGTACCCGAAGACATGATGCTGCCGAACGTCTCCGGCCTGAAGGGTCCGTTCTCCTGCCTGAACAAGGCCCGCTACGGCATCGCCTGGGGCGCCATGGGCGCGGCGGAGTTCTGCTTCCACGCGGCGCGCGACTACGTCTCCAGCCGCTCGCTCTTCGGCCGCACCCTCGCCTCGCGCCAGCTGGTGCAGAAGAAGCTCGCTGACATGGAGACCGAGATCGCGCTCGGCTTCGAGGGCGCCCTGGCCCTCGGCCGGCTGATCGACGAGGGCGCCTGGGTTCCGGAAGCGATCTCGATGATGAAGCGCAACAACTGCGGCAAGGCGTTGGCCATCGCCCGCGAGGCCCGCGACATGCACGGCGGCAACGGTATCTCTGGCGAGTACCACGTGATGCGCCACGCGGCGAACCTCGAGACGGTCAACACCTACGAGGGCGCCCACGACGTGCACGCGCTCATCCTCGGCCGCGCCATCACCGGCGAAAACGCGTTCTAG
- a CDS encoding PAS domain S-box protein: MARTGASSAAADKPEMIRWLFENSQDLMHVVGPDGRFRLVNPAWERLTGWTEAELIGFPAIDFFHPDDRPAVRARLAKSKPGGVFETEVRIRGKNGSHTWYAARRQMLEDGSHIVTMRDATEERARAEELAEARRTRKLLGASAGIGIWSYDPVQDRIWWSDEIVSMIGLDREKVVSADDFAGLLEPRDRKRVQKILGRAAKTGEAPQFEHKIKAHDRWMTVRVTVRTEPAAQGVFVLKGISEDITELAEARDAARRGEQQMRKARAEAQANARRLKLALAAADAGVYEIDHVTKTFWASPEFQRLTGQKNATYEEATQLRFPGFHPDDLEHVRTSFRALHTGSKRSGEAFEARIVRPDGETRWIRVSHHLKVARNGRWLKAVGLVQDFDTRKRQEIALREAQQAAEAGAEAKAAFLANMSHEIRTPMNGVMGVLHLLKTEKISEEGRRMLEEALSCGQMLAELLNDVIDFSKIEAGRLELACEPVDVAALVEGVARLLRPQAEAKGLTLQTDVAAQVGWVRADPVRLRQALFNLVGNAVKFTETGHVRIVCFTPTASTLRFEVEDTGVGIPADAQGRIFQRFDQGDASTTRRFGGSGLGLTITKRLAEMMSGDVGFVSTEGQGSTFWLEIAAEPADAQAVVADEIAPVLEGLRVLVVEDNATNRMIATKLLESLGASVETAADGYLGIEAAERGGFDLILMDVQMPGIDGLEAARRIRTLGGAAAATPIVALTANVLSHQQRHYLDAGMDGVVGKPISPAALVAEIARLSQVAGAEVEDNSAVA; encoded by the coding sequence ATGGCCAGAACAGGCGCTTCAAGCGCGGCGGCCGACAAGCCTGAGATGATCCGCTGGCTGTTCGAGAACAGCCAGGATCTCATGCATGTGGTCGGCCCGGACGGGCGCTTCCGGCTGGTGAACCCGGCCTGGGAGCGGCTGACCGGCTGGACCGAGGCCGAGCTCATCGGCTTCCCCGCCATCGACTTCTTCCATCCCGACGACCGGCCGGCTGTGCGCGCGCGGCTCGCCAAGTCGAAGCCCGGCGGGGTGTTCGAGACCGAGGTCCGCATCCGCGGCAAGAACGGCTCCCACACCTGGTACGCGGCGCGGCGCCAGATGCTGGAGGACGGCTCCCACATCGTCACCATGCGCGACGCGACCGAGGAGCGGGCGCGGGCCGAGGAGCTGGCCGAGGCGCGGCGGACCCGCAAGCTGCTGGGCGCCTCGGCGGGCATCGGCATCTGGAGCTACGACCCCGTGCAGGACCGCATCTGGTGGTCCGACGAGATCGTCAGCATGATCGGCCTCGACCGCGAGAAGGTCGTCAGCGCCGACGACTTCGCCGGCCTGCTGGAGCCTCGCGACCGCAAGCGTGTGCAGAAGATCCTCGGCCGCGCCGCCAAGACCGGCGAGGCGCCGCAGTTCGAGCACAAGATCAAGGCCCACGACCGCTGGATGACGGTGCGGGTCACCGTGCGGACCGAGCCGGCGGCGCAGGGCGTCTTCGTCCTGAAGGGCATCTCCGAGGACATCACCGAGCTGGCCGAGGCGCGCGACGCCGCTCGCCGGGGCGAGCAGCAGATGCGCAAGGCCCGCGCCGAGGCCCAGGCCAACGCAAGGCGTCTCAAGCTCGCCCTCGCGGCCGCCGACGCCGGCGTCTACGAGATCGACCACGTCACCAAGACCTTCTGGGCCTCGCCCGAATTCCAGCGGCTGACGGGCCAGAAGAACGCCACCTACGAGGAGGCGACCCAGCTGCGCTTCCCGGGCTTCCATCCGGACGACCTGGAGCACGTGCGCACCTCCTTCCGGGCGCTGCACACCGGCTCGAAGCGCTCCGGCGAGGCGTTCGAGGCGCGCATCGTCCGCCCCGACGGCGAGACCCGCTGGATCCGCGTCTCGCACCACCTCAAGGTCGCCCGCAACGGCCGCTGGCTGAAGGCCGTGGGCCTCGTCCAGGACTTCGACACCCGCAAGCGCCAGGAAATCGCGCTCCGGGAAGCCCAGCAGGCGGCCGAGGCCGGGGCCGAGGCGAAGGCCGCCTTCCTGGCCAACATGAGCCACGAGATCCGCACGCCGATGAACGGGGTCATGGGCGTGCTGCACCTCCTCAAGACCGAGAAGATCAGCGAGGAAGGCCGGCGGATGCTGGAGGAGGCGCTGTCCTGCGGCCAGATGCTGGCTGAGCTGCTCAACGACGTCATTGACTTCTCCAAGATCGAGGCCGGGCGCCTGGAGCTGGCCTGCGAGCCGGTCGACGTCGCCGCCCTGGTGGAGGGGGTCGCGCGCCTGTTGCGGCCCCAGGCGGAGGCCAAGGGCCTGACGCTTCAGACCGACGTGGCGGCCCAGGTCGGCTGGGTGCGCGCCGACCCGGTCCGGCTGCGCCAGGCGCTGTTCAACCTGGTCGGCAATGCGGTGAAGTTCACCGAGACCGGCCACGTCAGGATCGTCTGCTTCACGCCGACCGCGTCCACCCTGCGCTTCGAGGTGGAGGACACCGGCGTCGGCATTCCGGCCGACGCCCAGGGCCGCATCTTCCAGCGCTTCGACCAGGGCGACGCCTCGACCACCCGCCGTTTCGGCGGCTCGGGCCTGGGGCTGACCATCACCAAGCGCCTGGCCGAGATGATGTCCGGCGACGTCGGCTTCGTCTCGACCGAGGGCCAGGGCTCCACCTTCTGGCTGGAGATCGCCGCCGAGCCGGCCGACGCCCAGGCGGTGGTGGCCGACGAGATCGCGCCGGTGCTCGAGGGCCTGAGGGTGCTGGTCGTGGAAGACAACGCCACCAACCGCATGATCGCCACCAAGCTGCTGGAGAGCCTCGGGGCCTCGGTGGAGACGGCGGCCGACGGCTATCTCGGCATCGAGGCCGCAGAGCGGGGCGGCTTCGACCTGATCCTGATGGACGTGCAGATGCCGGGCATCGACGGGTTGGAGGCCGCGCGCCGGATCCGCACCCTGGGCGGGGCCGCCGCGGCCACCCCGATCGTCGCGCTGACCGCCAATGTGCTGTCGCACCAGCAGCGGCACTATCTCGACGCCGGCATGGACGGGGTGGTCGGCAAGCCGATCTCGCCGGCCGCCCTGGTCGCCGAGATCGCCCGGCTCAGCCAGGTCGCGGGGGCGGAAGTCGAAGACAACAGCGCCGTCGCCTGA
- a CDS encoding MFS transporter, with protein MADVSAEGAGAPAKTTSLTTVVAASSAGTTFEWYDFFVFGSLTQIISKTFFSGLPETAGYIAALALFGTGFLFRPIGALVFGRIGDRLGRKGAFLVTVALMGGATVGIGLLPSYATAGLMAPALLVLMRIIQGFALGGEYGGAAIYVAEHAAVNARGRSTGWVQTSAAFGLLAALLVILASRIVVGRAFGPAAFDAWGWRIPFLVSAALLAISIFMRLKLSESPEFARMKESGEGTDAPFRESFGQWQNLKIVLIALVAIMSAQGAVWYTAFFYTQTFMEKFLKVAPETINTLMICATAVSAVLYVVFGWLSDKFGRKPVMLFGMTLMLVAYFPGFHGLAKTLNPALAEAEARTPVSVVADPADCSLQFDPVGKASFTSSCDIAKSTLANAGVSYRNVAAPPGTTAQVRVGLVTIPSADARGLPKDVAKALKTSVETKVKAALAHGGYPAKADPTRMNLPGAFAVLLVFVIAATALYGPIAACLVELFPTRIRYTAMSLPYNIGTGWIGGFVPFTAFAIVAAVGNIYSGLWYPFAFTALSVVSCLLLLPETKERPLDR; from the coding sequence ATGGCGGACGTTTCCGCGGAGGGCGCAGGCGCGCCCGCTAAGACGACGTCGCTGACGACGGTGGTGGCCGCGTCTTCGGCCGGCACGACGTTCGAGTGGTACGACTTCTTCGTCTTCGGAAGCCTCACCCAGATCATCTCCAAGACCTTCTTCTCGGGCCTGCCCGAGACCGCCGGCTACATCGCCGCCCTGGCGCTGTTCGGCACGGGCTTCCTGTTCCGCCCTATCGGGGCCCTGGTGTTCGGCCGGATCGGCGACCGGCTGGGCCGCAAGGGCGCGTTCCTGGTGACCGTGGCCCTGATGGGCGGGGCGACGGTCGGCATCGGCCTGCTGCCCTCCTACGCCACCGCCGGGCTGATGGCGCCGGCGCTCCTCGTGCTCATGCGCATCATCCAGGGCTTCGCGCTCGGCGGCGAATACGGCGGGGCGGCGATCTATGTTGCCGAGCACGCGGCCGTGAACGCCCGCGGGCGGTCCACGGGCTGGGTGCAGACCTCGGCGGCCTTCGGCCTGCTCGCCGCCCTGCTGGTGATCCTGGCGAGCCGCATCGTCGTCGGCCGGGCGTTCGGCCCGGCGGCCTTCGACGCCTGGGGCTGGCGGATCCCGTTCCTGGTGTCGGCCGCCCTGCTGGCGATCTCGATCTTCATGCGCCTCAAGCTCTCCGAGAGCCCCGAGTTCGCGCGCATGAAGGAAAGCGGCGAAGGCACCGATGCGCCGTTCCGCGAGTCGTTCGGCCAGTGGCAGAACCTGAAGATCGTGCTGATCGCCCTGGTGGCGATCATGAGCGCCCAGGGCGCGGTCTGGTACACCGCCTTCTTCTACACCCAGACCTTCATGGAGAAGTTCCTGAAGGTTGCGCCGGAGACCATCAACACCTTGATGATCTGCGCCACGGCGGTGAGCGCGGTGCTCTACGTCGTGTTCGGCTGGCTGTCCGACAAGTTCGGTCGGAAGCCGGTGATGCTGTTCGGCATGACCCTCATGCTGGTCGCCTACTTCCCGGGCTTCCATGGCCTGGCGAAGACGCTGAACCCGGCCCTGGCCGAGGCCGAGGCGCGCACGCCGGTCTCGGTCGTCGCCGATCCGGCCGACTGCTCGCTGCAGTTCGATCCCGTCGGCAAGGCGAGCTTCACCTCCTCCTGCGACATCGCCAAGAGCACGCTCGCCAACGCCGGGGTCTCCTACCGGAACGTCGCCGCTCCGCCCGGCACGACGGCGCAGGTCCGGGTCGGGCTGGTGACCATCCCGTCCGCCGACGCGCGCGGCCTGCCGAAGGACGTCGCCAAGGCGCTGAAGACCAGCGTGGAGACCAAGGTGAAGGCCGCGCTCGCCCATGGCGGCTATCCCGCCAAGGCCGATCCGACGCGCATGAACCTGCCGGGCGCCTTCGCGGTGCTGCTGGTCTTCGTGATCGCCGCCACCGCGCTCTACGGCCCGATCGCCGCCTGCCTGGTGGAGCTCTTCCCGACGCGGATCCGCTACACGGCCATGTCGCTGCCCTACAACATCGGCACCGGCTGGATCGGCGGCTTCGTGCCGTTCACCGCCTTCGCCATCGTCGCCGCCGTGGGCAACATCTACTCCGGCCTCTGGTACCCGTTCGCCTTCACCGCCCTGTCGGTGGTGAGCTGCCTGTTGCTGCTGCCGGAGACCAAGGAGCGCCCGCTCGACCGCTAG
- a CDS encoding phosphotransferase: MPHPIPEARRADVAAALVAAFGTSELDAEPVVLSGGLSGARLLRIRLGGVPYVLRLEAEASPYAPPARARTYACMRAAAEAVLSPRVWHADPAAGITIIDFIPQAPLADYPGDGEGMLVELAQSLRVLHQLPPFPAEVDFLDGVAGLIERHLAAGLLSPETTAEVFERFQELRTLYRPRPADLVSSHNDLNPANILYDGRRLWLIDWEVAFLADRFLDLAAVANWFGQDASGERRLLGAYFGREPEGDELGRLRLMRQANHVYYGVIFLIGAAAERPGVRLGGDALRGPSLEELRQRLRTGGLDLASWENRIAYGKARLSAALVGMRDTTFGAALAAL; encoded by the coding sequence ATGCCTCACCCCATTCCCGAAGCCCGCCGCGCCGACGTCGCGGCCGCGCTCGTCGCCGCCTTCGGGACGTCCGAGCTGGACGCCGAGCCGGTCGTGCTCTCGGGCGGCCTCTCCGGGGCGCGCCTGCTGCGCATCCGGCTCGGTGGCGTGCCCTATGTGCTGCGGCTGGAGGCCGAAGCCTCGCCCTACGCCCCGCCGGCGCGGGCGCGGACCTACGCCTGCATGCGCGCCGCGGCCGAGGCCGTGCTCTCGCCCCGGGTTTGGCACGCCGATCCGGCGGCGGGGATCACCATCATCGACTTCATCCCCCAGGCGCCGCTCGCTGACTATCCCGGCGATGGCGAGGGGATGCTCGTCGAGCTCGCCCAGTCGCTGCGCGTGCTGCATCAGCTTCCGCCCTTCCCGGCGGAGGTGGACTTCCTGGACGGCGTCGCCGGCCTCATCGAGCGCCACCTCGCCGCGGGCCTGCTGTCGCCCGAGACGACGGCCGAGGTGTTCGAGCGCTTCCAGGAGCTGAGAACGCTCTATCGGCCCCGGCCGGCGGACCTCGTGTCGAGCCACAACGACCTCAATCCGGCGAACATCCTCTACGACGGGCGCCGGCTGTGGCTGATCGACTGGGAGGTGGCCTTCCTCGCCGACCGCTTCCTCGACCTCGCCGCGGTCGCCAACTGGTTCGGCCAGGACGCCTCGGGAGAGCGGCGGCTGCTCGGCGCCTACTTCGGACGCGAGCCCGAGGGCGACGAGCTCGGCCGCCTGCGGCTGATGCGCCAGGCCAACCACGTCTACTACGGCGTCATCTTCCTGATCGGCGCGGCCGCCGAACGGCCGGGCGTGCGGCTCGGCGGGGATGCGCTTCGCGGCCCCTCGCTCGAGGAACTTCGCCAGCGGCTGCGGACCGGCGGCCTGGACCTCGCGAGCTGGGAGAACCGCATCGCCTACGGCAAGGCGCGCCTCTCGGCGGCCCTCGTCGGGATGCGCGACACGACGTTCGGCGCCGCCCTCGCCGCCCTCTAG
- a CDS encoding NAD(P)-dependent oxidoreductase, protein MDAFPAFFPLAGRVVVVAGTGPAAEAKARLFDGSPARIIRLAGEAAFNPKAYAGASLVFIGSDDDAFAEAAAAAARAARVPVNVADRPALCDFTTPAVIDRGEVVAAIGTGGASPMLATLLRQDIEARVPEGAGRVAALFRGLQDEVRQALPEPHRRRAFLRAALNGPAARAAMEGDMERASRLLRDALASGHAGAGMVQFIDARGPAERLSLKAARALAAADVLIADEGADAEVMGLARRDADRLEHGAPERLAELAARGLKVARLVTAVEWRREAQALAELGVEIEVLPIAT, encoded by the coding sequence ATGGACGCCTTTCCCGCCTTCTTCCCCCTCGCCGGCCGGGTGGTGGTGGTGGCCGGGACGGGTCCCGCGGCCGAGGCCAAGGCGCGGCTGTTCGACGGCTCCCCCGCGCGGATCATTCGCCTCGCCGGGGAGGCGGCGTTCAATCCGAAGGCCTACGCCGGCGCGAGCCTCGTCTTCATCGGCTCCGATGACGACGCCTTCGCCGAGGCCGCTGCCGCGGCCGCGCGCGCCGCCCGCGTGCCGGTGAACGTGGCCGACCGGCCGGCCCTCTGCGATTTCACCACCCCGGCCGTGATCGACCGGGGCGAGGTGGTGGCGGCCATCGGCACCGGCGGCGCCTCGCCCATGCTCGCCACCCTGCTGCGTCAGGACATCGAGGCCCGTGTGCCGGAAGGCGCCGGCCGGGTCGCCGCCCTGTTCCGCGGCCTGCAGGACGAGGTCCGCCAGGCTCTGCCCGAGCCGCATCGCCGCCGCGCCTTCCTGCGCGCCGCCCTCAATGGGCCTGCCGCGCGGGCGGCGATGGAGGGCGACATGGAGCGCGCCTCGCGGCTGCTGCGCGACGCGCTCGCCTCCGGCCATGCCGGCGCCGGCATGGTGCAGTTCATCGACGCGCGCGGGCCCGCCGAGCGGCTGTCGCTGAAGGCCGCCAGGGCGCTCGCCGCCGCCGACGTGCTGATCGCGGACGAGGGCGCCGACGCCGAGGTCATGGGCCTCGCCCGGCGCGACGCCGACCGGCTGGAACATGGGGCGCCGGAGCGCCTGGCCGAGCTCGCCGCCCGCGGCCTCAAGGTCGCGCGTCTGGTCACCGCGGTCGAATGGCGTCGCGAGGCGCAGGCCCTGGCGGAGCTCGGGGTGGAGATCGAGGTCCTGCCCATCGCCACCTAA
- a CDS encoding c-type cytochrome produces MKTFGYAAAALAMSLAAAPAFAQDGAQLFNMQCKMCHGPASTVMAPALAGVAGAKIAARQDFAYSPALKAKDGAWTDANLDAFLKAPMAFAPGTRMPVSVPDDANRAAIVAYLHTLK; encoded by the coding sequence ATGAAGACCTTTGGCTATGCCGCGGCGGCGCTCGCCATGAGCCTCGCGGCCGCGCCCGCCTTCGCCCAGGACGGCGCCCAGCTCTTCAACATGCAGTGCAAGATGTGCCACGGCCCGGCCAGCACGGTGATGGCCCCGGCGCTCGCCGGCGTCGCGGGCGCGAAGATCGCCGCCCGCCAGGATTTCGCCTATTCGCCCGCCCTCAAGGCCAAGGACGGCGCCTGGACCGACGCCAACCTCGACGCCTTCCTGAAGGCGCCGATGGCCTTCGCGCCCGGCACCCGCATGCCGGTGTCGGTGCCCGACGACGCCAATCGCGCGGCGATCGTCGCCTACCTGCACACCCTGAAATAG